The sequence below is a genomic window from Ciona intestinalis chromosome 1, KH, whole genome shotgun sequence.
GATGAAAGCAACCTGAATATGTCGTTGAAACTTTAGTTAGCAAAATTgttatctaaaaaaaactctagtataaatcatttttatggTTATATGGTttgatacatatatatgttttattttgtcttttgaTTATGCCCACATACCCAAAGATTAATATATGCCAAGTTACAATGGGTTTTAACTAAAGACacacagtagttataacagaAGCAAATGTAAGAAGACTAAGTAAAACTACTTTTTCACTCCTAGACAAATtgtaaaaaggtttttataaaacagttattttgACAAACATAAAACCACTTAAAAAggaaacataaacaaatctaataacatattaaagttGCTATCTTTTAGCTACAAATCATATATTCTACACATCTACAGTCTACACCTTGCATAAGTATTTTACAAGGTTAAAAACCATACTGTTCTAAACAAAGACTGACATTCGCATTATAACATCCTACTACTTGAGCCCTTAATGCAAAACAATACGTTGGTATTATGTAATTGATACGTTACTACGTAGTATTCATGCATTTAAGTACAGGTACCACAACAACAAATAACCTGCTTGCAATAAACAATCTCTTCATAATAAGACAcctacacatatatatatacaagatAAATCATTGTAAataacaatcgctattatgatgagTAAGTAGGAAATATCATCATAACAAAAGGGTTTTTCGCTTATTAGAAATAAAGAGGTTCTGATTTAACCCTTAAATcacaataacaaacatttaGAGTTGctgatttagaccagagttggtagATTTCAAAATTCCACATTCTTAGTTTTGTTCtaatattgtattgtatacatatacatattcATATTTAGTCCCATGTTATCAGATTGACAATGTTTATTAGTGAGTTCTACACAATGTTTCCAACTATTCCCTCTATTCAAGCGgattcaaaataaacaattggtGGCATTTACTTAAAATGTCAAATCTTGTAAGTTAGAACATGTTCATTACACGGAAGTTTTAGGTTTCATCGGTTCCTGAATTATACTTAAAATTACCTATGTCAACGCActgtataaattactaaaatatcTAATGCATTTATTTGTCATTATTATGTAAAACGAGTCCAGGCATAGTTTTCTTTGCTTTCTATTGTGTTCAATATGAGGTCCTATGGTACAATGGTAGTTGTCATGGGGAAAACAAGAAAACTATGGACTGTGCAAGActcatatatttcatagacatgcaaaatgcactatagtagtgaccGACCAAAAATTGCTGGCCATATATAGCAGCGAAAACAGAAACAACACAACTTATACTTATAACACTCAAAGTTAGTGTAACATTGACATGCAAAATTCAGTTTAGTGGTGACTGACTTAAAATAGCTGAGAAATTGGATGTGGCCAGTATTTATTGGGCAGAAAtattgaaagtaaaaaaaaggaaataataaatatatatatattatataaaataaaatattaacaattatGAAACTTAACATTTTCTTACTTTGCTCATGGCAAAtattccaaatattttcagaatAAGCAGAACATCACTAACAGCAGTGCTCACAGCAACTGGCCAATAATGTTTGATGCGCAGTATCGCATATGATAACACCAGGAACAAGAAACGTACTGCTGCTAACATCTGTGGGGACAAAACTTAGATAAGTCAAtgctttaaaacatttaaatgaatgagtgtaactttatcctcacaatggtagctgcATTGAGCCTTCAACCctttacctctgggttagagccAGCCaagctaaccactttgccatggTGCAGGTTATGGGGGaaataatacttttttaaaggatgtattaaaaaattgcataaaTAGACTTAATAGAGTAAATGGTGTAATGTAAACAGAGCGCTTCTAAATGACAGACCTTAAAGAAACATTTCGCTACACTcgtaatttacaaaacaaagtgTATTTACTGTATTACACctcttttttaatgttatatacaACATCCAGCGATGTAATATAAAGCCCTACAACATTTCAACATGTCTATATCAAGTAAAAGTGTGTATGTTATGATTAAATATTAAGCCAGAAGAGTTATATTGGACATATAATATGCCTGGCAccagcatatatatatatatatatatattatacatgtaaACCAAGTGTGTAATGATAGACAAACATAATACAAACTTTACAGGAATTCCCCCATGTCTGTCCCAAGTGTTTGAAGAATTACACTACTGTGTAAGTAAGAGATACACAGTTAGGGGAACtagttattaaattattaataccATTGGCTTTGGTAGTTAAACTTGTTAGGTAACAATACTTACTGTGACATCAAACAATGATTCGGaaggtttataaaaatgtgACATTTGGAAATTAAGGATTGTGAAAAATGGATCCTTCCCGTTTGTGCTTGAGATctgaattatatttaatataagttattgatttaatataaaagtaacacAGACCTACTagataaaacatattacattattataacttctattctatatgggtgaggtccttgacAACTTGGGAACCTAGGGTTTAtgccagattttgttaaatacccaatttttaatacatattttacttttttcgtggtaaaaaaagtttacagAAAGTCGAGCAAGTCATAATGTCTGTATCATgttattcattattttatgcCAAGTAGCAACAACAGGAGAGTAAACTAGATAGCCTTCCTAGATAtctagtttactaccaaatccaTGTACAATAATTAGAatcaaatcatatttaaataaaacaatattgtagtaataaaacaaatgtaactttatgtaATTATGATTTAGGCCATGACAAttatatacagtttattaagataaaatttaataaaacctatTCAAATAACTTGTAAAGAAAGAAGTAACAACCCACCCCACATTCAGTGAGCCACAATAGAACCGTAATAAGAAAGTCAAAGGTGACGAAAAGACAAAAAGTTCTTCTTGGATCCGATATCCTTCTATCAGATGCTAACGTCAGCAGAGATGACGTTTCTTCACTCCTAGTGGGTGGGTGTTGTGAGGATGAGGTGTTATAAATAACAGTGTTTAAAGTACAAGCATAAaaccatttatatatataaagtactatggggaaagatgggacacctttagcacataatatccaaataccctgacaagtaattattattaaaagcaTATTAGTTATTACTGTAGTATTTCCAATAAGTTATTGTTAgcactaaaatattaatagaaaatattggCATTATGTGTTCACCAAGCTGACTATTCCtgtttataataatgttaattattGATTGACCCGGCATTACCGGCATACACATAACTGTGGGGATTAATTGCTTGTGCCTAATTAATCAGCATAATTGCAATCAGGCACGTTCTGTAATAAAGAATAGGTTTAATGAAACATGGAAACATTAACTTTTGTCTATGATACCAGCagtgtatatatttatcatgCTTTTATTGCTACAGATCTACGAACTcaacttcattgattaatgtagtaAACGCAATATACATTGGGTTAAAAGCTCTGTTATACATCAACTGGGATCCTGAGACATTTGATGTAAgccagtttaaaaaattggattAACATGTCATACTAGGTACCCCTAACTTACATCCATGCTTTTGTTCTCTTAACCTGGTGTTAGGTTTATATTGCATTCCCGTTTAATAAAAGACACCATGCTCGAATGTCGGCCTTGGTTGAGGGATCTTAACACATTTGATGTCATGCAGTTTCAAAAAAGGTTTACAAACTTAACATGTTGCACTAGCAACCCTAATATTACATTCATGCTTTTGTTCTAACCTGTGACTTTGATTATGCCAATGTTGACTTGGTGAAGTAACCTCAACACCAGGTGTAGGAGCGGCAGGTGTTGCATAAAATGTTATTGCGTGGTTCTCCGCAGAATGGGCATCGTTGCAATTATTATGATTTCTATGATCTTGTATGACTTTCACTTGAGGGAGCAAGGGACGAGTTGTATCATCATCGTTAAGATCCGCATACGACAttactttggtttaaaaccacctgtaaataaatattttacttctAATAGTTGTAAATATGATTATTCTAGGAGAATTGTAGAAAtgaacaaaaagtattttagtCTATAACTTCAACTTAAAGATATATAACTTTGGAATTAAGACAAAGGTTATAACTTGACATACTACCTACCAGTGGCTACCACTGTGCGGGAACATACAGATTCAAATGATGaagatacaaaaaatacacttttaacttaaaacactAAACCTTTATCATTAAGACAAAGCAACAGAAAGATACTGTTCATACAtctgttatttatttcatgCTCAACCAATCTGCCTACACATAAGTTCTCACCATATTTCtcaacataatataacaagACTACACACAAACTTACACCCACTTAATTAAGGTCTAAGCATGTATCTTGAGTCActtggtttaataaaaagaataaaataatactcTAAATTATACATCGCCAAAACAGCTGCtgtcaacaaaattaaaatatacaaacaaaatttatttaaataaacggcgtttttttaatgattaaaaaaacaaaaaaatacccacATACAGGGAGGaaagtaatttatattcaTACTGAACATGAAGTTTCAACACAGCCACGCCAAGCATGTAATCAGAATTACGTAATCTTACCTTTATGTTGCGACTTTAAAATTTGCGGTAAGTGCAGATGTTCTGTGTGCGCATttaacttttgatttgttttatatacactgtacaaagtatatttaGCATTCGATCTTCTCTCTTTGGCTTTTCAAACGATATGTTCGCAGCAATTACAAAGATTCATgctcctttttttattttttctttattttttatcaacaaagcACGATGATCAGCCGAGCGTGAGATCAGCTGATCAAAATCGTTCAAGCAGAAATCGTACCACATTGGGGTTAAAGGTGAAATTGGCGTAACACTGCGGAATATTTTGCGGGTACTCTATAGTTTTAGggattcatattttatttatttggttaCCTACGGCTTACTGAATCTGTAAAACATTTAGGGTgatgaaaaaagttttaaaatttgtttgtagCATTATTAAACCttgtaaaatttttgtatGGTATATATGTGAAAATAACCATGGTCGCACCAttgcctactaaagatatttttagtaggccatggtcgCACATATTGTAGTCATACACCCCTACTAAAAACACTTAAGCGGTATTGATTCATTGGGTTGCTTGGAATGTTACTTTGCGGTTAATTACccatgtttacaaaattaaaacatttaatgcaTCATTCTGTTTATTCCTgataatacaaaacacaacaacaaagttGTACCAAAACATGAttcgaaaaatattttgaaatataaatcaGAGCTTCTCAAACAGTTTAAGATGTCTTAGTTGTCTTAaatcttaaataaataacaagaaCTTCTAAAAAAGTTCCAGATGTGTTCTGTTGAGTAGAACTATGAAATGATATACTTTAACCAGTTTAAGGCAGTTGTTTTcccaaaagtttaaaaaatcccgaaaaataaacattgtggTAAAGCAACATGAAATATTAAGTGCATTTTCtgaatgttaaaatattgggCCATAGTTTGTGTCTTGGGATGCAGGAACGTTATGTCAACACACCACAGGTAAAATATAGTAACAAGCAAAGGTAAATAATAAGCTATTAAAGTTTTGCAAATTTGTGAACTGTTTTTTTGAAATGAAACATTGGGAAGACATTAtggcaaaatgtaaaaatatgttttggaataattataaacacattcatttaaaaataatttaaatagcatttgcacaaagttttttttatggcaATCAGGGGTGGTAGGTTAGTTATATGAACCTCAAAGATTGGTAACATTTATAGTTGCACTGTATATAAACTCATTATTTATCATTTTCActcaaaaacttaaaaactgaTGAAAAATCTTTTTCTCCGAACCCTTTTTCACACAGCATGCGATACATCTGTAATGCTGATGCTCCCATTGGAGTCAGGGAGTTGGTGGCACTGGCTGCTTGCTGGGACAACCCAAGATCCTACAATATATGTGGTAATTAGGTTATTTGCTGTAgcataatttttacaaaatttgttaaagATCACTAGAAAGGTATGTCATGAATAAAAAAgctgtaaaaatgtttaccatgcaaaaataGGGCtacaatataaaatgaatattttagaCCCTGTGCAGTCGACGGTGCAGACATGCttctaaagtttaaattttatgttttttttacaaattcagACCATGTTTAAATGACCACTACGTTGCAGAAATGGCGGTTAGGTGTGTCGCCAAAGACATGCCCATAATAGTGCCATTGAGCATCAAACCTGATATCTTCTAATTACAATGCAAACGTTCTATGCTATAGCTATGATGGTTCCTTACTATACGTATAATAAACCATACCTTAGTCATGAGTGCTGTACCAAAACCACCCTGGTAGTTATTACTTGAAGGTACATTAGGTAGAACACCAGGTACAGGGTTGTAAGTATCAGATGACCAACACCGTCCACTTGAGGTGTTGATTATACCGGCCAATATTTTGGGATTCAAACCTAACCTGGGAATAAAATATGCATTCAAGTGGTAAAGTGGTTGTAATGTGTGAAAAAAAAGATCTTTTTTTCTGGTCTTAAAGGACCAACTTAAAAAACAGAAGATCTTTAACCTGtaatacacctggcaacaacaacatatacaatttttatatacaaaatcCCTTCTTTAGAAAACTCGTCCTTTCAAATTTGATCATGATAATAATGAaatcataaattaaacataacttaCACAGGCATATATTAAGCACAGAAATACTAAAATTATTACAGTAAGAGGTCCTAGAGCATAATATGACGGGGGGCTCAAGATGTAAGCCCTACTGGGCAATATGAATATTGGTAGtggaaacaattaacatagaAACCTACTTTATTCCAAGATTCATTGACTCGGATACTCCAATCATAGAAATAGCAAGTAACATGTTGTTGCAGATCTTGGCAGCTTGTCCAGTGCCCACACCACCACAGTGGACAACATTctataaaaatgacaaatttgAAACTTCGTTTTATTTGCCCTTGTTAGGTTAAATTTACGGTAAATTGTAGCtggttgaataaatgaatgtaacttatttggcCTTGTGACAGGGCAAccgcagtcgttataacacaggtgttctgtttcctacatctcatgcctgcttacaagttaccacaaatttttttgtagtggacgatttagacaatccataagGAATCACTAGATTGGGAACAACTGTGGTAAAATGTTTTGCCTGGGACACATATGCTCACAAAGACACAaaccacaatagtagcagcatcagGCCACAAACCCATTTTCTCCAAATTTGATACCGTCGGCAGTAATACAATCATTATGTAAACAAGGGGTAACAACACTTAGCAACAGAACATCATATGTAGCTGAGTAACTCTCCTTACCTTGCCTACATGGTTAAGTATGTGGGAAGCTGTTTCAAAATCTTCTTTCTCTCCACCCACCATGAATGTTAATGTAGCAGCTTGTGCTGCTCCAACTCCTGTATTATAAGCAATATCAATAGCAGTTAGAAACCTTTACATACCCATTTGATTACTGGAGatatgtaagtttttttcaaCCATCATAACCATTGGTAATGACAGACAATcactttataaatacttttatacaCAAAAATCTCTAAAAAGtcacatgtggtaacttgtaaatagttgtaagcggacacgatgtatgtgaaacagaacatgcgtgttataacaactgttgttgctctaacaatgacagtggttataacacgggggttcagttttatttatatttatctgcTTAAGTGAAACTGGAACCAATTGCTGCGAAAGCATTGTAAAAAACTTcaaatgtatattatgttgCCTAGTCTGTTGTCCCTGagaatttaaattcatttaaagaATGCAAACCACTCACCCCCAGAGACAGGAGCATCAAGGTAGGTTGCAGATTTTAACTCTGATTGTTTTGCAACATTCTGTGACACGGCTGGGTCAATGGTtgagctgtcaatcaaaatactGCCAGCTTGTACAGATCTGTGGGCATTGGATATTTAGttttagtaatatttatacataggcgtaaagttttactaaacgttagggttgcaaaaaccaaaaaaaaaggAAGTCTTCGCGCCGGTAGGCGCGAAAAAAATAacggtttgcaaccctttgttttcggtttgcaaccctttaaatatgtgctttgtaAAAGCTCATACAAACGTAAACGTAATCAGAATTACGTAGGgatgagacaaattaaaattacgcgCGTTCGGCGAGTCCGTGTAATGAGAAACGGTCGAATCCGATTGCCTggcgagtgacgtcacagtagctaTGTCGCATGCGCCTTTCGTCAAGCCCGCACGAGTGTGTGGTTATCTTACAAACGAAGACCCGTCCGTCGGAAATAGTAGGTTTCCAGAACAAAATACCGCggaaataaactgcctaaaacgtttccaacactgctttatatttatatgcaatgttttcctcaggcaagcagcatatttattacgaaatagtagggattcacacgtggattcattgcatcataatagcggttgtttgaacctggcaattgattacgacataatagcgattcacacgttgattactgacgtcacaatagcgattcacacgtGAATTATTTAGCAAACAGGAGTTTAAATACCAGTTGAATGCGTTTGTGTCGTGAATGACGCATCggtattgacatattttaacgaacgtAAATGAAGTTTGTTCGCAGTAATAATGGCGTCTTCGTTTGGTCGAACGTAATTCCTTACGCATTATTAGTATAGAGAAAATCAAAGGGTTGCCAGGCAACCCTGCAACCCCGTAACCTTACGCcagtgtatttatatatgtaaaaaatttaGTGTAAGTAGTTATGCTAATGACCATGaccaatttgaaaaaaaaataggcCTACCCTAGAAAACAATCCGGGGAACCAGGAGTCCCTACCAGTAAAAATGACACAGGTGGAGTAACTTGAGGATCaaacaacatacaataaaGAAACGTTAGTATCATGATCAACCTattatgcattttttgttCTGTTGGCAGATGGCAGGCACGAATGTAACTTCCTTTAACCTCACGTGgccgggaaaacgacagtcgttataacatgggtgttcatacacctcgtgccagcttacgagttaccttaCCTTATGTACATTACTTTTATAAGTGGTTAATTTTATGG
It includes:
- the LOC100178943 gene encoding 3-hydroxyisobutyrate dehydrogenase, mitochondrial-like, producing MAFLLRRVCSKAVPAAYSQISGNKCTGTVGFIGLGNMGGPMAMNLLKSGHKVVAFDVIEASTKPIVEAGGQIVSSPSEVAKHSTQIITMLPNSSHVQEVYLGSEGILQSVQAGSILIDSSTIDPAVSQNVAKQSELKSATYLDAPVSGGVGAAQAATLTFMVGGEKEDFETASHILNHVGKNVVHCGGVGTGQAAKICNNMLLAISMIGVSESMNLGIKLGLNPKILAGIINTSSGRCWSSDTYNPVPGVLPNVPSSNNYQGGFGTALMTKDLGLSQQAASATNSLTPMGASALQMYRMLCEKGFGEKDFSSVFKFLSENDK